The Triticum aestivum cultivar Chinese Spring chromosome 7B, IWGSC CS RefSeq v2.1, whole genome shotgun sequence genome window below encodes:
- the LOC123156493 gene encoding receptor-like protein kinase 5, with protein sequence MPRTYPPLPLLLLAVLLLAGESSSQPTSGDRAALLAIKKDWGNPAQLASWDPAAHANHCNWTGVACEGAGAGRVVTGVSLPGLNISGNVPASVCDLANLTRLDLSNNNLTGGFPALYRCSQLQFLDLSNNGFDGVLPDDIGRLSRAMERLNLSANHFSGAVPAAVAGLTALKSLILDTNQFTGAYPAAEISKLAGLEELTLASNPFAPAPAPREFANLTNLSYLWMSGMNMTGEIPKNYSSLVKLQILAMTANNLTGEIPAWVWQHPKLEKLYLFTNGLTGELPRNISAVNLIEIDVSVNKLAGEIPEDIGNLKNLSILFMYTNQLTGTIPASIATLPKLRDIRLFENKLSGELPRELGKHSPLVNLEVCNNQLSGPLPESLCANGKLDDIVVFNNSFYGELPKNLGDCVLLNNIMLYNNRFSGEFPEKIWSFPKLTTLMIHNNGFTGALPAVLSDNISRIEMGNNRFSGSFPTSATGLGVFKAENNQLSGKLPDSMSKFANLTDLLMSGNQLTGSIPTSVNVLQKLNSLNLSGNRMSGTIPPSSIGLLPSLTILDLSGNEITGVIPPDFNNLKLNNLNMSSNQLTGVVPLSLQSAAYETSFLGNHGLCARKGSGVDLPKCGSARDELSRGLIVLFSMLAGIVLVGSVGIACLLFRRRKEQQEVTDWKMTQFTQLGFTESDVLNNIREENVIGSGGSGKVYRIHLPARAGGGGDEEHGGGGRMVAVKKIWNARKLEAKFDKEFESEVKVLGNIRHNNIVRLLCCISSHDVKLLVYEYMENGSLDRWLHHLDRQGAPAPLDWPTRLAIAIDSAKGLSYMHHDSAQSIVHRDVKSSNILLDPEFRAKIADFGLARMLVKSGELESVSAIGGTFGYMAPEYASRLKVNEKVDVYSFGVVLLELITGKVANDGGADFCLAEWAWRRYQKGPPFSDVVDEHIRDPANMADILAVFTLGVICTGENPPARPSMKEVLQHLIRCDKMSAQAEACQLDYVDGGAPLLEAKKGSRRRDVSDSGRWDDDEEDSGNFVVHAV encoded by the exons ATGCCGAGAACCTATCCTCCCCTCCCCCTTTTGCTCCTCGCCGTCCTCCTGCTGGCCGGCGAGTCGAGCTCGCAGCCCACCTCCGGTGACCGGGCCGCGCTCCTGGCAATCAAGAAGGACTGGGGTAACCCCGCGCAGCTCGCGTCGTGGGACCCCGCCGCCCACGCCAACCACTGCAACTGGACCGGCGTCGCCTGCGAGGGCGCCGGCGCCGGGCGCGTGGTCACGGGGGTATCCTTGCCGGGGCTGAACATTAGCGGCAACGTGCCGGCGTCCGTGTGCGACCTGGCGAACCTGACCCGCCTCGACCTCTCCAACAACAACCTCACCGGCGGCTTCCCCGCGCTGTACCGCTGCTCCCAGCTCCAGTTCCTCGACCTCTCCAACAACGGATTCGACGGGGTCCTCCCGGATGACATCGGCCGGCTGTCGCGGGCGATGGAGCGCCTCAACCTGTCGGCTAACCACTTCTCCGGCGCCGTGCCAGCGGCGGTAGCGGGGCTAACGGCGCTGAAGTCGCTGATTCTTGACACGAACCAGTTCACCGGGGCGTATCCGGCGGCCGAGATAAGCAAGCTCGCCGGCCTTGAGGAGCTGACGCTTGCCTCGAACCctttcgcgccggcgccggcgccgcgcgAGTTCGCCAATCTAACCAACCTGAGCTACCTCTGGATGTCCGGCATGAACATGACCGGCGAGATCCCGAAGAATTACTCGAGCCTAGTGAAGCTCCAGATACTCGCTATGACGGCGAACAACCTCACCGGCGAGATCCCGGCTTGGGTCTGGCAGCACCCAAAGCTCGAGAAGTTGTACCTGTTCACCAACGGACTCACCGGCGAGCTTCCGCGCAATATCTCGGCGGTGAATTTAATAGAGATTGATGTATCGGTGAACAAGCTCGCCGGAGAAATACCGGAAGACATTGGTAACCTCAAGAACCTCAGCATATTGTTCATGTACACCAATCAGCTCACCGGCACCATTCCGGCAAGCATAGCGACGCTGCCCAAACTCAGGGACATCCGGCTATTTGAAAACAagctctccggcgagctcccgcgggAGCTCGGGAAGCACTCGCCGCTCGTCAACCTCGAGGTCTGCAACAACCAGCTCTCTGGCCCGCTCCCGGAGTCACTATGCGCCAACGGGAAGCTCGACGACATCGTCGTCTTCAACAACAGCTTCTACGGCGAGCTCCCGAAGAACCTCGGCGACTGCGTCCTGCTGAACAACATCATGCTCTACAACAACCGCTTCTCCGGCGAGTTCCCGGAGAAGATATGGTCATTTCCGAAGTTGACCACTCTGATGATACACAACAACGGTTTCACCGGGGCTCTACCGGCCGTGCTATCTGATAACATCTCGCGGATTGAGATGGGGAACAACAGATTCTCTGGCTCCTTCCCCACGTCGGCAACCGGGCTGGGTGTGTTCAAGGCGGAGAACAACCAGCTCTCCGGCAAGCTACCGGACAGCATGAGCAAGTTTGCCAACCTTACTGATCTGTTGATGTCAGGCAACCAGCTAACTGgttccataccaacatcagtcaaCGTGTTGCAGAAGCTCAATTCTCTCAACTTGAGCGGCAACCGGATGTCTGGCACCATTCCACCTTCCAGTATCGGGTTGCTTCCATCGCTGACGATCCTTGATTTGTCCGGCAATGAAATCACCGGTGTCATACCGCCCGACTTCAACAACCTGAAACTCAACAACCTCAACATGTCGTCAAACCAGCTCACCGGCGTGGTGCCGCTCTCGCTGCAGAGCGCGGCATACGAGACCAGCTTCCTCGGCAACCACGGGCTCTGTGCTAGGAAAGGCTCGGGAGTAGACCTCCCGAAATGCGGCAGTGCCCGTGACGAGCTCTCGAGGGGCTTGATCGTCCTCTTCTCCATGCTCGCCGGCATTGTTCTCGTCGGAAGCGTGGGCATCGCATGCCTGCTCTTCCGGCGGCGGAAGGAGCAGCAGGAGGTGACCGACTGGAAGATGACGCAGTTCACCCAACTGGGCTTCACCGAGTCCGATGTGCTCAACAACATCCGTGAGGAAAACGTGATCGGCAGCGGCGGGTCCGGGAAGGTGTACCGCATCCACCTGCCTGcccgtgccggcggcggcggcgacgaggagcaCGGCGGAGGCGGCAGGATGGTGGCCGTGAAGAAGATATGGAACGCAAGGAAGCTGGAAGCGAAGTTCGACAAGGAGTTCGAGTCGGAGGTGAAGGTGCTGGGCAACATCCGGCACAACAACATCGTGAGgctgctctgctgcatctccaGCCATGACGTGAAGCTGCTGGTCTACGAGTACATGGAGAACGGCAGCCTCGACCGGTGGCTGCACCACCTTGACCGCCAGGGCGCGCCGGCGCCGCTGGACTGGCCGACGAGGCTGGCCATCGCCATCGACTCGGCCAAGGGGCTCAGCTACATGCACCACGACTCCGCGCAGTCGATCGTGCACCGGGACGTCAAGTCCAGCAACATCTTGCTGGATCCGGAGTTCCGTGCCAAGATCGCCGACTTTGGGCTCGCCCGGATGCTTGTCAAGTCCGGCGAGCTAGAGTCCGTGTCAGCCATCGGCGGCACGTTTGGGTACATGGCCCCAG AGTATGCTTCCAGGCTGAAGGTGAACGAGAAGGTCGACGTTTACAGCTTCGGTGTGGTTCTGCTGGAGCTGATCACCGGCAAGGTCGCGAACGACGGCGGCGCCGACTTCTGCCTGGCGGAGTGGGCGTGGCGGCGGTACCAGAAAGGCCCTCCGTTCAGCGACGTGGTCGACGAGCACATCCGTGACCCGGCCAACATGGCGGACATCCTGGCCGTGTTCACCCTCGGCGTGATCTGCACGGGGGAGAACCCTCCGGCGCGGCCGTCCATGAAGGAGGTCCTGCAGCACCTCATCCGGTGCGACAAGATGTCTGCTCAGGCAGAGGCGTGCCAGCTGGACTACGTCGACGGCGGCGCGCCGCTGCTCGAGGCGAAGAAAGGCAGCCGGAGGAGGGACGTGTCGGACTCCGGCAGGtgggacgacgacgaggaggacagcggcaactTCGTGGTGCACGCGGTCTAG